One Methylophaga marina DNA window includes the following coding sequences:
- a CDS encoding translocation/assembly module TamB domain-containing protein has protein sequence MTLRSETDLSVNEVAMKVKASGDGQTDIGFEQSQLYVELGQGKVEYQGRLAWVGESLVNGELTLTQLNPGIIVPEWPGNLSGQVPLKVSQKNKQLAVELESLRLSGTLRQKPLAIEAKLRTQAEDVWIDTLKANSGDSQLSLNGQLQNGILDIDWTLSSPDLQDLYPGLQGQLSGEGELTGSVEQPRILADIDGQALAFETTKIETLSGNIDVSLQTNGNTNSSILVTGLTLSDQLINRIELAVQGKQQSHQIQLNVDSNMINLDLAVDGQLNKEIWTGQFSQFSFGNEQAGVWQLREKGELQLSAQQQDIPRHCWQSEKGNLCLAAIHSQEQWQVSGEFADLPLTLFEPLAVELEQLQGQLKGRFNLAADKHNNMTGAGKISLENGSVKLNQSDLQQKQAVTLKNTFIEYQLDETQTTAQLHIEPQIEGVSAINADIATASAEALMADPNQAALKGKITTHIADMSALQFSHPAIEGLQGELDVNIGISGTIEQPEIDGKAKLANGQVSVVDAGIIVKNIQADINGNLDKVQMTLMAESGEGQLNVTGEYVLQNSGWALTANVSGSQLEVMNTPEALVIAEPDMTITVTPEATKVTGKVSIPRAQIEPTRFNSSVSPSTDVKVISDTQTEQASSSQTQLDITVSLGDKVQIKAMGFQGRLTGNLQVSGNPNDVLLGNGQITIKDGSYIAYGQLLKVDNGKIRFSGPIDNPELDIKAVRETKEVTAGLYIEGNVSAPQATLFSDPDMSQDDILSYLILGKPIEQASATDAALLASAATGIGLQNGAMIGDDIANTFGLDEFAITGDSKENAALTIGKYLSPKLYLSYGIGVFDSVSSVELRYQLSKIWALKAESGTESGVDLLYTYEPSND, from the coding sequence ATGACATTACGCTCAGAAACTGATTTATCGGTAAATGAGGTCGCCATGAAGGTAAAAGCCTCAGGTGATGGACAAACCGATATAGGGTTTGAGCAAAGCCAATTATATGTTGAGTTGGGGCAGGGTAAAGTTGAATATCAAGGCCGGTTAGCCTGGGTGGGTGAATCCTTAGTGAATGGTGAGCTGACATTAACACAGCTCAACCCTGGGATTATTGTGCCAGAATGGCCAGGTAACTTATCCGGTCAGGTACCGTTAAAAGTCAGCCAGAAAAATAAGCAACTAGCCGTCGAATTAGAGTCGCTGAGATTATCTGGCACACTGAGACAGAAACCGCTGGCGATTGAAGCCAAACTACGCACCCAAGCTGAAGATGTCTGGATTGATACTCTCAAAGCAAACTCCGGTGATTCACAGTTGAGTTTAAATGGACAGCTTCAAAATGGCATCCTAGATATTGACTGGACATTAAGCTCACCTGACCTACAAGATCTGTATCCTGGCTTGCAAGGACAACTGAGCGGTGAAGGCGAGTTAACAGGTAGTGTCGAACAGCCACGTATTTTGGCTGACATTGATGGCCAAGCCCTTGCTTTTGAAACAACAAAAATAGAGACACTCTCAGGCAATATTGATGTCAGTCTGCAAACTAATGGCAATACCAATAGCAGCATTCTTGTTACTGGACTGACGCTATCCGATCAACTCATAAATCGTATTGAGCTTGCTGTGCAAGGAAAACAACAGTCTCACCAAATACAGCTTAATGTTGACTCAAACATGATCAATCTCGATTTAGCAGTAGACGGACAGCTGAACAAGGAAATATGGACAGGACAGTTCAGTCAATTCAGTTTTGGTAATGAACAGGCGGGTGTTTGGCAACTGAGAGAAAAAGGTGAGCTTCAACTCAGTGCGCAACAGCAAGATATTCCCCGTCACTGCTGGCAGTCTGAAAAAGGAAATCTCTGTTTGGCTGCAATACATTCTCAAGAACAGTGGCAAGTATCAGGCGAGTTTGCGGATTTACCTTTGACTTTGTTTGAGCCACTAGCCGTGGAACTTGAGCAGCTGCAAGGACAGTTAAAAGGCCGCTTTAACCTGGCAGCAGATAAGCACAATAATATGACGGGGGCAGGCAAAATTTCTCTAGAAAATGGTTCTGTTAAGCTTAATCAGTCAGACCTTCAACAAAAGCAAGCCGTTACGCTGAAAAATACCTTTATTGAGTATCAGTTAGATGAGACTCAGACCACAGCACAGCTGCACATTGAACCTCAAATAGAGGGTGTATCAGCCATCAATGCAGACATAGCAACAGCCAGTGCAGAGGCTTTAATGGCCGACCCAAACCAGGCAGCACTAAAAGGTAAGATCACTACCCATATCGCGGATATGTCAGCATTACAATTTTCACATCCGGCCATTGAAGGCTTGCAAGGCGAGCTGGATGTCAATATCGGTATTAGCGGAACCATAGAGCAACCAGAGATTGATGGTAAAGCGAAGTTGGCTAATGGACAGGTTAGCGTGGTGGATGCCGGAATTATTGTGAAAAATATCCAAGCGGATATTAACGGTAACCTTGACAAGGTTCAGATGACCTTAATGGCTGAATCCGGTGAAGGGCAGCTCAATGTCACAGGTGAATATGTGCTACAGAACTCGGGCTGGGCGCTGACTGCAAATGTATCAGGGTCACAGCTTGAAGTGATGAACACACCTGAAGCACTGGTTATTGCTGAGCCCGATATGACGATTACAGTGACTCCGGAAGCCACCAAAGTCACAGGGAAAGTATCGATTCCACGCGCCCAGATTGAACCGACTCGGTTTAACTCATCAGTGAGCCCCAGTACTGATGTGAAGGTCATTTCAGATACCCAAACGGAACAGGCGAGTTCCTCACAAACTCAGTTGGATATCACGGTCAGTCTTGGTGACAAAGTTCAGATCAAAGCTATGGGATTTCAGGGACGCTTGACTGGTAATTTGCAGGTGTCAGGTAACCCTAATGATGTCTTGCTAGGTAATGGCCAGATAACGATTAAAGACGGAAGCTATATTGCCTATGGACAGTTGTTGAAAGTCGACAATGGCAAAATTCGTTTTTCTGGTCCTATTGATAATCCTGAGCTGGATATTAAAGCAGTACGAGAAACAAAAGAGGTGACTGCAGGCCTGTATATTGAAGGTAATGTGAGTGCACCTCAGGCAACGTTATTTTCTGATCCTGATATGAGTCAGGATGATATTTTATCTTATTTGATTTTAGGCAAACCGATTGAGCAAGCCAGCGCCACCGATGCGGCGCTATTGGCCTCAGCGGCGACAGGTATTGGCCTACAAAATGGGGCGATGATTGGTGACGATATTGCTAACACGTTTGGTCTGGATGAGTTTGCTATTACCGGTGATAGTAAAGAAAATGCAGCGCTGACGATTGGTAAATACTTATCACCAAAACTCTATCTAAGCTACGGGATTGGCGTGTTTGATTCAGTCAGTAGTGTGGAGCTTCGATATCAGCTAAGTAAAATCTGGGCGTTAAAAGCTGAATCGGGCACTGAAAGTGGTGTAGATTTACTTTATACCTATGAACCATCTAATGATTAG
- the dksA gene encoding RNA polymerase-binding protein DksA, whose translation MENTQVDTKITPYQEQAGEEYMNDAQVEHFRQILENWRAQLRAEVDRTVHHMQDEAANFPDPNDRATQEEEFTLELRTRDRERKLIKKIDESLVDLEKGDYGFCESCGTEIGIRRLEARPTATLCIDCKTLDEIREKNRI comes from the coding sequence ATGGAAAACACTCAAGTCGACACTAAGATTACTCCTTACCAGGAGCAAGCAGGCGAAGAGTATATGAACGATGCTCAAGTTGAGCACTTTCGTCAGATTTTAGAAAACTGGAGAGCACAGCTTCGTGCTGAGGTCGACCGCACCGTTCATCACATGCAAGATGAAGCGGCCAACTTCCCCGATCCAAATGATCGCGCCACACAGGAAGAAGAATTCACACTTGAGTTACGCACACGTGACCGTGAACGTAAATTAATCAAGAAGATTGATGAGTCACTGGTGGACTTAGAAAAAGGTGACTACGGTTTCTGTGAGTCATGTGGTACTGAAATCGGTATTCGTCGTTTAGAAGCTCGACCAACAGCAACGCTATGCATCGATTGTAAAACTCTGGACGAAATCAGAGAAAAGAACCGCATCTGA
- a CDS encoding pyridoxal phosphate-dependent aminotransferase, producing the protein MTKKVASRANAISPFHVMDILSQAKQLEAAGQNIIHMEVGEPDFDTPQPIIEAGMHALKQGKTHYTPACGLPELREAIAGWYEQQYQVKVNAERIIVTPGASGALLLVMGALLEKQKQVLLADPGYPCNKHFARFVEGRVNSIPVNANNQYQLTAQHIEQYWDDNTAMALVASPSNPTGTVLTQPDLKELAAAVARKSGHLVVDEIYHGLTYDGFHAPTALSVSDQVFVVNSFSKFFGMTGWRLGWLMVPEGYTEVMDKLAQNLFLAPTTMSQYAALAAFQSNTLAILEQRRQAFERRRNTLLPLLKDIGFSIPVTPQGAFYLYADCSTLLNEQIPDSMALSRFLLSQAGVAITPGLDFGHHQAVSHCRFAYTRDELLLVEAAERIKRVMTG; encoded by the coding sequence ATGACCAAAAAAGTCGCCAGTCGCGCAAACGCAATTTCTCCCTTCCACGTTATGGATATTTTGTCTCAGGCTAAACAGCTGGAAGCGGCAGGACAGAACATCATTCATATGGAAGTGGGTGAGCCCGACTTTGACACACCTCAACCGATTATCGAAGCCGGCATGCATGCATTAAAGCAAGGTAAGACGCATTACACCCCAGCGTGTGGTTTGCCTGAATTAAGAGAAGCAATTGCTGGCTGGTATGAACAGCAGTATCAGGTAAAGGTCAATGCTGAGCGAATTATTGTCACACCAGGCGCATCAGGCGCATTACTTTTGGTAATGGGAGCGTTACTCGAGAAACAGAAGCAGGTGTTGTTGGCGGATCCCGGTTATCCCTGCAATAAACACTTTGCCAGATTTGTTGAAGGACGCGTCAATAGTATTCCGGTTAATGCGAATAACCAATACCAACTCACCGCTCAGCATATTGAGCAATATTGGGATGATAATACCGCGATGGCTTTAGTCGCTTCACCATCTAATCCAACAGGCACGGTGTTAACCCAACCAGACCTCAAGGAGTTAGCTGCTGCTGTCGCGAGAAAATCAGGCCATCTAGTCGTTGATGAGATTTATCATGGCCTTACCTATGATGGCTTTCACGCGCCCACGGCCTTATCGGTGAGTGATCAGGTGTTTGTCGTCAACAGCTTTTCTAAATTCTTTGGTATGACGGGATGGCGTTTGGGCTGGTTAATGGTGCCGGAAGGCTATACCGAAGTGATGGACAAATTAGCCCAGAATCTGTTTCTTGCACCAACGACCATGTCGCAATATGCCGCACTGGCGGCGTTTCAGTCCAATACCTTAGCGATATTAGAACAACGTCGCCAAGCCTTTGAGCGCCGCCGAAATACCTTGCTGCCATTATTGAAAGATATCGGCTTTTCCATACCCGTCACGCCACAAGGTGCTTTTTATCTTTATGCAGATTGTTCAACACTGCTGAATGAGCAGATACCCGATAGTATGGCTTTATCCCGGTTCCTGCTAAGTCAAGCCGGTGTCGCTATCACACCAGGTTTGGATTTTGGCCATCACCAAGCTGTGTCACATTGTCGTTTTGCCTATACAAGAGATGAGTTATTGCTGGTAGAAGCTGCTGAGCGTATCAAACGTGTCATGACTGGATAA